From the Luteolibacter rhizosphaerae genome, one window contains:
- the proS gene encoding proline--tRNA ligase yields MSDKTAITPTRAQDFPEWYQQVVKAADLAENSETRGCMVIKPWGYGIWELIQQQLDRKFKATGHQNAYFPLLIPISYLEKEAEHAEGFATECAVVTHHRLEPQKDPVTGKIKMVPTGELAEPYIIRPTSETIIGAAFSRWVQSYRDLPLLINQWANVMRWEMRPRLFLRTAEFLWQEGHTAHETKDEAITETRLMHGVYEEFLKNHLAIPVIPGEKTENERFPGAEMTLTVEAMVQDKKAIQAGTSHYLGQNFSKAQEIAFTGREGTKQYVHTTSWGVSTRMIGTLIMAHSDDDGLVLPPRVATQQIVIVPVTPKEDTKQAVLDACQALAETLRLEKKYHGDPVRVHVDARDIQGGVKKWEWVKKGVPIRIEIGPRDIETRKVCVQRRDRGSNEKEFMDKEDFLQQAMDILQEIHNTLLERATSFRDANIAPCYAIDSFHAHWGQDNPGWLLTPWAGTPEEEDEISKQHKIAIRCLPLDKQDEAEAPCILTGKPTKSRAIWGRSY; encoded by the coding sequence ATGTCCGACAAGACTGCCATCACCCCGACCCGTGCCCAGGATTTCCCCGAGTGGTACCAGCAGGTCGTGAAAGCCGCCGATCTGGCGGAGAATTCGGAGACCCGCGGCTGCATGGTGATCAAGCCGTGGGGCTACGGGATCTGGGAACTGATCCAGCAGCAGCTCGACCGGAAGTTCAAAGCGACCGGGCACCAGAATGCCTACTTCCCGCTGCTGATCCCGATCTCCTACCTGGAGAAAGAAGCGGAGCACGCGGAAGGATTCGCGACCGAGTGCGCGGTGGTGACGCATCACCGGCTGGAGCCGCAGAAGGATCCCGTGACCGGGAAGATTAAGATGGTGCCGACGGGTGAGCTGGCCGAGCCCTACATCATCCGCCCGACTTCCGAGACGATCATCGGGGCAGCCTTCTCGCGCTGGGTGCAGAGCTACCGCGATCTGCCGCTGCTGATCAACCAATGGGCGAACGTGATGCGCTGGGAGATGCGCCCGCGTCTCTTCCTGCGGACGGCGGAATTCCTGTGGCAGGAAGGCCACACGGCGCACGAGACGAAGGACGAAGCGATCACCGAGACGCGCCTGATGCACGGCGTGTACGAGGAATTCCTGAAGAACCACCTGGCGATCCCAGTGATCCCGGGTGAGAAGACGGAGAACGAGCGCTTCCCGGGTGCGGAGATGACGCTGACGGTCGAAGCGATGGTGCAGGACAAAAAGGCGATCCAAGCCGGCACCTCGCACTATCTCGGGCAGAATTTCTCGAAGGCGCAGGAGATCGCTTTCACCGGCCGCGAGGGGACCAAGCAATACGTGCACACCACGTCGTGGGGCGTTTCCACGCGCATGATCGGCACGCTGATCATGGCGCACTCCGACGACGACGGTCTGGTGCTGCCGCCGCGGGTGGCCACGCAGCAGATCGTGATCGTGCCGGTGACGCCGAAGGAAGATACGAAGCAAGCCGTGCTAGATGCCTGCCAGGCGCTGGCGGAGACGCTGCGCCTGGAGAAGAAGTATCACGGCGATCCGGTGCGCGTGCACGTGGATGCCCGCGATATCCAAGGCGGCGTGAAGAAGTGGGAGTGGGTCAAGAAGGGCGTGCCGATCCGGATCGAGATCGGGCCGCGCGACATCGAGACCCGCAAGGTCTGCGTGCAGCGCCGCGACCGTGGCAGCAACGAGAAGGAGTTCATGGACAAGGAGGACTTCCTGCAGCAGGCCATGGACATCCTGCAGGAGATCCACAACACGCTGCTCGAGCGGGCGACGAGCTTCCGCGATGCGAACATCGCGCCCTGCTATGCGATCGATTCCTTCCACGCGCATTGGGGTCAGGACAATCCGGGCTGGTTGCTCACGCCTTGGGCGGGAACGCCGGAGGAGGAGGACGAGATTTCGAAGCAACACAAGATCGCGATCCGCTGCCTGCCGCTGGATAAGCAGGACGAGGCGGAGGCGCCTTGTATTCTGACGGGCAAGCCGACCAAGTCGCGTGCGATTTGGGGGCGGAGCTACTGA